The following coding sequences are from one Azospirillum sp. TSH100 window:
- a CDS encoding type I secretion system permease/ATPase — MPISTKSNSLRQPGNDKPEASFNRGYFTRVLVSTFVFSATINALMLAMPLYSLQVFSRAIPSGNYDTLAMLTVIVVIALTLSGLLEMVRSRLLARAGNALEVRWRRRLTADALDAAGRGRPDNGPLADLMELKAAFSRPSLPALMDLPWAPLYVIGIYVIHPMLALVLVVSMLIMAVMGWIGYVAVKDINDESKLPASRAQKLFEALASRSDTVRGLRMGNASLDAVNRDFLTASAMQGHGYERSAAIGAATKWVRMVLQIAVTGIGAWLVIEQHLSFGGMIATSMLVGRGLAPIEQTAGAWGGLVRSAQAVRRLLPLLKRLSREPERPSVPVESERLTVENLLFVSPRDQKPILRSVTLSVEPGETVCIAGPNRSGKSVLARLLAGVALPSAGTVRLGGLSVATLTPDSPDQGIGYLPQQVDLLPGSIADNIARFTTATREEVEEAARAVGIHEWIESLPMGYETEVNDPLSPITGASARLIGLARAAFGQPPLLVLDEPTAGLDELGIKAVRAFVAASKERGATTIIMTHAPIFVDMSDHTYVLKNGMAMELPRPEQQQAQPGAVNLARLRNLGPQGPSTATAGAAG, encoded by the coding sequence ATGCCTATTTCAACCAAGTCCAACTCTTTGCGACAGCCCGGCAACGATAAGCCGGAAGCGTCTTTCAACCGTGGTTATTTCACCAGGGTACTTGTTAGTACATTTGTCTTCAGCGCCACCATCAACGCGCTGATGCTGGCGATGCCGCTTTATTCGCTTCAGGTGTTCAGCCGCGCCATTCCGTCCGGCAATTACGACACGCTGGCGATGCTGACCGTCATCGTGGTGATCGCGCTGACGCTGAGCGGCCTTCTGGAAATGGTGCGCTCGCGCCTGCTGGCCCGTGCCGGCAACGCGCTGGAGGTGCGGTGGCGCCGCCGGCTGACGGCCGACGCGCTCGACGCCGCCGGACGCGGACGACCGGACAATGGTCCGCTCGCCGACCTGATGGAACTGAAGGCAGCCTTCTCGCGCCCCTCGCTGCCGGCGCTGATGGATCTGCCCTGGGCCCCGCTCTACGTCATCGGCATCTACGTCATCCACCCGATGCTGGCGCTGGTGCTGGTGGTGTCGATGCTGATCATGGCGGTGATGGGCTGGATCGGCTATGTCGCGGTCAAGGACATCAACGACGAGAGCAAGCTGCCGGCCAGCCGCGCCCAGAAGCTGTTCGAGGCGCTGGCGTCGCGCTCCGACACGGTGCGCGGCCTGCGCATGGGCAACGCCTCGCTCGACGCCGTCAACCGCGACTTCCTGACCGCCAGCGCCATGCAGGGCCACGGCTACGAGCGCAGCGCCGCCATCGGCGCCGCCACCAAGTGGGTCCGCATGGTCCTGCAGATCGCCGTGACAGGCATCGGCGCTTGGCTGGTGATCGAGCAGCACCTGTCCTTCGGTGGCATGATCGCCACCTCGATGCTGGTCGGCCGCGGCCTCGCCCCGATCGAGCAGACCGCCGGCGCCTGGGGTGGGCTGGTCCGCTCCGCCCAGGCCGTCCGCCGCCTGCTGCCGCTGCTGAAGCGCCTGTCGCGGGAGCCGGAGCGTCCCTCCGTGCCCGTCGAGAGCGAGCGCCTGACCGTCGAGAACCTGCTGTTCGTCTCGCCCCGCGACCAGAAGCCGATCCTGCGCAGCGTCACCCTGTCGGTCGAGCCCGGCGAGACCGTCTGCATCGCCGGCCCCAACCGCTCGGGCAAGTCGGTGCTGGCCCGCCTGCTGGCCGGCGTCGCCCTCCCCTCGGCCGGCACGGTGCGCCTGGGCGGCCTGTCCGTCGCCACCCTGACCCCCGACAGCCCCGACCAGGGCATCGGCTACCTGCCGCAGCAGGTCGACCTGCTGCCCGGCAGCATCGCTGACAACATCGCCCGCTTCACCACCGCCACCCGCGAAGAGGTGGAGGAGGCCGCCCGCGCCGTCGGCATCCACGAGTGGATCGAAAGCCTTCCCATGGGCTACGAGACCGAGGTCAACGACCCGCTGTCCCCGATCACCGGCGCCAGCGCCCGGCTGATCGGCCTTGCCCGCGCCGCCTTCGGCCAGCCGCCACTGCTGGTGCTGGACGAGCCGACCGCCGGCCTGGACGAACTTGGCATCAAGGCGGTCCGCGCCTTCGTCGCGGCCAGCAAGGAGCGCGGGGCGACCACCATCATCATGACCCACGCCCCGATCTTCGTGGATATGTCCGACCACACCTATGTCCTGAAGAACGGCATGGCGATGGAACTGCCGCGTCCGGAGCAGCAGCAGGCCCAGCCCGGCGCCGTCAACCTCGCTCGCCTCCGCAATCTCGGCCCTCAGGGTCCGTCGACCGCCACGGCAGGGGCCGCCGGCTGA
- a CDS encoding HlyD family type I secretion periplasmic adaptor subunit: MTTMTTTFPAPLSSDNGPENPTGKPSRKTATITSIHALRATMPETGVRGLLLGGFLVLAVGFGGMAGWAAVAPLHSAISASGSLAPETGRKVVKNTEGGVISAILVNEGDRVQAGQVLMQLDSTEAQTRLEMLNAALFDTLASEARLSAELFEKPAIEWPAELAARRAKEPAAENAMVNQEKLFQVRRNQLDTEAKLTHDRIATLGDEVQSLEKQRAFLAREIKLSDEDIQITQGLLDRGNSTRTKLVAAQKENAQLHAQDHELEARMSQSRQQAVDAQGDLVRRRSDFREKVLVELDKARGDAQKLAEQIRDARNRLDNRTIKAPDAGNVVMYGHPAVGGTITANEPVLDVVPDDKALLAEVRIQPKDIKSMAVDLPVKVQLTAYDSRVVGTIDGTVSYVSADRLTDNATRQEYYLARIRLKDADSHEVRNLKIKAGMPVEARIVLSARTPLDYLIQPLRQSYVKAFIQE, from the coding sequence ATGACCACGATGACCACGACCTTTCCCGCCCCGCTGTCTTCCGATAATGGCCCCGAAAACCCCACCGGCAAGCCGTCGCGCAAGACCGCGACCATCACCTCGATCCATGCGCTGCGGGCAACCATGCCGGAAACCGGTGTGCGCGGCCTGCTGCTGGGCGGCTTCCTGGTCCTGGCGGTCGGCTTCGGCGGCATGGCCGGCTGGGCGGCGGTGGCCCCCCTGCACAGTGCGATCAGCGCCTCCGGCTCGCTGGCGCCGGAGACCGGCCGCAAGGTGGTGAAGAACACCGAGGGCGGCGTGATCAGCGCCATCCTGGTCAATGAGGGCGACCGGGTCCAGGCCGGCCAGGTCCTGATGCAGCTGGACAGCACCGAAGCGCAGACCCGGCTGGAGATGCTGAACGCCGCCCTGTTCGACACTCTGGCCTCCGAAGCGCGCCTGTCGGCCGAGCTGTTCGAGAAGCCCGCCATCGAATGGCCGGCCGAGTTGGCCGCCCGCCGCGCCAAGGAGCCGGCGGCCGAGAACGCCATGGTGAACCAGGAGAAGCTGTTCCAGGTCCGCCGCAACCAGCTGGATACCGAAGCCAAGCTGACCCATGACCGCATCGCCACGCTGGGCGACGAGGTGCAGAGCCTGGAGAAGCAGCGCGCCTTCCTGGCCCGCGAGATCAAGCTGTCGGACGAGGACATCCAGATCACCCAGGGCCTGCTGGACCGCGGCAACTCCACCCGCACCAAGCTGGTGGCGGCGCAGAAGGAGAACGCGCAGCTCCACGCCCAGGACCATGAGCTGGAAGCCCGCATGTCGCAGTCGCGCCAGCAGGCGGTCGACGCCCAGGGCGATCTGGTCCGCCGCCGCAGCGACTTCCGCGAGAAGGTGCTGGTCGAACTGGACAAGGCCCGCGGCGACGCCCAGAAGCTGGCCGAGCAGATCCGCGACGCCAGGAACCGTCTGGACAACCGCACCATCAAGGCGCCGGACGCCGGCAACGTCGTGATGTACGGCCACCCGGCCGTCGGCGGCACCATCACCGCCAACGAGCCGGTGCTGGACGTCGTCCCCGACGACAAGGCCCTGCTGGCCGAGGTCCGCATCCAGCCGAAGGACATCAAGTCGATGGCCGTCGATCTGCCGGTGAAGGTGCAGCTGACCGCCTATGACAGCCGCGTCGTCGGCACCATCGACGGCACCGTGTCCTACGTGTCGGCCGATCGCCTGACCGACAATGCGACCCGCCAGGAATATTATCTGGCCCGCATCCGCCTGAAGGACGCCGACAGCCATGAAGTCCGCAACCTGAAGATCAAGGCCGGCATGCCGGTGGAAGCCCGCATCGTGCTGTCCGCCCGAACCCCGCTGGACTATCTGATCCAGCCGCTGCGCCAGTCCTACGTGAAGGCGTTCATCCAGGAGTGA
- a CDS encoding alpha/beta hydrolase, whose protein sequence is MAETKAPPQASNPASPQVPDVKLPDPVEMSRAMTRIAEQSQRLVSEFLARQAADGAGPKSPDPMGVGHAFLEMTTRMMADPAKLMQAQMSLWQDYLTLWQRTTQRFFGQETQPVIAPAKDDRRFKDAAWDENTLFDFIKQSYLLSARWMQSTVNQVEGLDDHTAKKVDFYTRQFVDAMAPSNFVMTNPEVLRATIESGGENLVKGLEHLLKDLERGKGELRISMTDYDAFQLGKNIAVTPGKVVFQTSLMQLIQYTPTTPDVNKRPLMIVPPWINKFYILDLREKNSFIKWAVDQGHTVFVLSWVNPDETLAAKGFEDYMVEGPLAALDAIEKATGEKDVNAIGYCLGGTLLASTLAYMAVKKDDRIKSATFFTTMLDFAEAGELSIFIDEEQLTFIEGQMAEQGYLDGAKMATTFNMLRANDLIWSFVVNNYLLGKDPFPFDLLYWNSDSTRMPAAMHSFYLRNMYQKNLLAQPGSVTLKGVPVDLTKVKVPALFLSAREDHIAPWKSTYSGAQLFSGPVKFVLGASGHIAGVVNPPAANKYCYWTSEKLAKTSDEWLEKATQTPGSWWPEWNKWVGQYANGKVPARQPGDGALPALEDAPGSYVKVKNE, encoded by the coding sequence ATGGCCGAGACCAAGGCCCCCCCTCAGGCTTCCAACCCGGCTTCCCCCCAGGTGCCCGACGTCAAGCTTCCCGATCCGGTCGAGATGTCGCGGGCGATGACCCGCATCGCCGAACAGAGCCAGCGGCTGGTGTCCGAGTTCCTCGCGCGGCAGGCCGCCGACGGCGCCGGCCCGAAGAGCCCGGATCCGATGGGCGTCGGCCATGCCTTCCTCGAGATGACCACCCGCATGATGGCCGACCCGGCCAAGCTCATGCAGGCGCAGATGTCGCTGTGGCAGGACTATCTGACCCTGTGGCAGCGCACCACCCAGCGCTTCTTCGGGCAGGAGACCCAGCCGGTCATCGCCCCGGCCAAGGACGACCGCCGCTTCAAGGACGCCGCCTGGGACGAGAACACGCTGTTCGACTTCATCAAGCAGTCCTACCTGCTGAGCGCCCGGTGGATGCAGTCGACCGTCAATCAGGTCGAGGGGCTGGACGACCACACCGCCAAGAAGGTCGATTTCTACACCCGCCAGTTCGTCGACGCGATGGCGCCCTCCAACTTCGTCATGACGAACCCGGAGGTGCTGCGCGCGACCATCGAGAGCGGCGGCGAGAATCTGGTCAAGGGCCTGGAGCATCTGCTGAAGGATCTGGAGCGCGGCAAGGGCGAGCTGCGCATCTCCATGACCGACTATGACGCCTTCCAACTGGGCAAGAACATCGCGGTCACGCCGGGCAAGGTCGTCTTCCAGACCAGCCTGATGCAGCTGATCCAGTACACCCCGACCACGCCGGACGTGAACAAGCGTCCGCTGATGATCGTGCCGCCCTGGATCAACAAGTTCTACATCCTCGACCTGCGCGAGAAGAACAGCTTCATCAAATGGGCGGTCGACCAGGGCCACACCGTCTTCGTCCTATCCTGGGTCAACCCGGACGAGACGCTGGCGGCCAAGGGCTTCGAGGACTACATGGTCGAAGGCCCGCTGGCCGCGCTCGACGCCATCGAGAAGGCGACCGGTGAGAAGGACGTCAACGCCATCGGCTATTGCCTGGGTGGCACGTTGCTGGCATCGACGCTCGCCTACATGGCGGTCAAGAAGGACGACCGCATCAAGTCGGCCACCTTCTTCACCACCATGCTGGACTTCGCCGAGGCCGGCGAGCTGTCGATCTTCATCGACGAGGAGCAGCTGACCTTCATCGAAGGGCAGATGGCCGAGCAGGGCTATCTCGACGGCGCCAAGATGGCGACCACCTTCAACATGCTGCGCGCCAACGACCTGATCTGGTCGTTCGTCGTCAACAACTACCTGCTGGGCAAGGATCCCTTCCCCTTCGACCTGCTGTACTGGAACAGCGACAGCACCCGCATGCCGGCGGCGATGCACAGCTTCTATCTGCGCAACATGTACCAGAAGAACCTGCTGGCGCAGCCGGGATCGGTGACGCTGAAGGGCGTTCCGGTCGACCTGACCAAGGTCAAGGTCCCGGCGCTGTTCCTGTCGGCCCGCGAGGACCACATCGCCCCGTGGAAGAGCACCTACAGCGGCGCCCAGCTGTTCAGCGGTCCGGTCAAGTTCGTGCTGGGGGCGTCCGGCCACATCGCCGGCGTCGTCAACCCGCCGGCGGCCAACAAATACTGCTACTGGACCAGCGAGAAGCTGGCCAAGACGTCGGACGAGTGGCTGGAGAAGGCGACCCAGACCCCCGGCTCCTGGTGGCCGGAATGGAACAAGTGGGTCGGCCAGTACGCCAACGGCAAGGTTCCCGCCCGCCAGCCCGGCGACGGCGCCCTGCCCGCCTTGGAAGACGCGCCGGGCTCCTACGTCAAGGTCAAGAACGAGTAG
- a CDS encoding serine/threonine protein kinase: MPSDAQTGTMGAATAAMANAEPVKLAERYEIQPGAPIPLLNAVGGNAFTAKALREKRIEPFAIICHAAVLPRIDICSTVGSLDNAAHMRLLDWGLVDWPQDRGRRFCLVFERPGGKRLMGSLTDTLDPMPEDQLTRQIVHPLVSALKELSSRGVVHGAIRPTNLFYRDLASGGLMLGDCVSTQPGYGQPVLLETIERGMANPAGRGTGTMADDLYSLGVTLLILALGRNPLAGLDDEAVLQAKMERGSYPALVQQHRLPLAINEVVRGLLVDDPKQRWTLNDLDLWVAGRRLSPKQPQISRRAARPLEFQGSEYWHCRTLARAFARHAPAAASVIESGELDKWLRRSMGDEVRAEAVSHAIQTASSGKGGSQGDRLVARVCIALDPAAPIRYRGRAMMPDGIATMLADAFMRGESPQAVAEVLANQLPMFWVNVQSDFKPEFVPLVQTFDQLRGFLDRSSHGLGVERVLYEMNPTMPCMSGLVAKQLPTTPAELLRALDWIAAGGERHKDPIDRQIAAFLGARHKRGDELLYTQLGSGVEPMRRVIAMLTILSDIQARTGVDGLTHLASWVVALLDPAFRRFHNRPQQQEVRKMADAAAHNGRLTELLKVVDDPESLRRDRLEFEAAQIAYREADAEMDKIRHTIADRNSIIETSGRQVAAIVSSLLSTVLVAGIILFFAF, translated from the coding sequence ATGCCATCCGACGCCCAGACAGGTACGATGGGAGCCGCCACGGCAGCGATGGCGAATGCCGAACCGGTAAAGCTCGCCGAACGCTACGAGATCCAGCCGGGCGCACCGATCCCGCTGCTGAACGCCGTCGGCGGCAACGCCTTCACCGCCAAGGCGCTGCGCGAAAAGCGGATCGAGCCCTTCGCCATCATCTGCCACGCCGCGGTGCTGCCGCGGATTGACATCTGCTCCACCGTCGGCAGCCTCGACAACGCCGCCCATATGCGGCTGCTCGACTGGGGGCTGGTGGATTGGCCGCAGGATCGCGGGCGGCGCTTCTGCCTGGTTTTCGAGCGGCCGGGCGGCAAGCGGCTGATGGGGTCGCTGACCGACACGCTGGACCCGATGCCGGAAGACCAGCTGACCCGGCAGATCGTCCATCCGCTGGTGTCGGCGCTGAAGGAGCTGTCGAGCCGCGGCGTCGTTCATGGCGCGATCCGCCCGACCAACCTGTTCTACCGCGATCTCGCCTCGGGCGGGCTGATGCTGGGCGACTGCGTGTCGACCCAACCCGGCTATGGCCAGCCGGTCCTGCTGGAGACGATCGAGCGCGGCATGGCCAACCCGGCCGGGCGTGGCACCGGCACCATGGCCGACGACCTCTATTCACTCGGCGTCACCCTGCTGATCCTGGCGCTGGGCCGCAACCCGCTGGCCGGCCTCGACGACGAAGCGGTGCTGCAGGCGAAGATGGAGCGCGGGTCCTACCCGGCGCTGGTCCAGCAGCACCGGCTGCCGCTGGCGATCAACGAAGTGGTGCGCGGCCTGCTTGTCGACGACCCCAAGCAGCGCTGGACCCTGAACGACCTGGACCTCTGGGTGGCCGGCCGCCGGCTCAGCCCGAAGCAGCCGCAGATTTCACGCCGTGCCGCCCGTCCGCTGGAGTTCCAGGGCTCGGAATACTGGCATTGCCGCACGCTGGCCCGCGCCTTCGCCCGCCATGCCCCCGCCGCCGCCTCCGTGATCGAGAGCGGAGAGCTGGACAAGTGGCTGCGCCGGTCGATGGGCGACGAGGTGCGGGCGGAAGCGGTGAGCCACGCCATCCAGACCGCCTCCAGCGGCAAGGGCGGCAGCCAGGGCGACCGGCTGGTGGCGCGCGTCTGCATCGCGCTCGACCCCGCAGCACCCATCCGTTACCGCGGGCGGGCGATGATGCCGGACGGCATCGCCACCATGCTGGCCGACGCCTTCATGCGCGGCGAATCTCCCCAGGCGGTGGCGGAGGTGCTCGCCAACCAGCTGCCGATGTTCTGGGTCAACGTCCAGTCGGACTTCAAGCCGGAATTCGTGCCGCTGGTGCAGACCTTCGACCAGCTGCGCGGCTTCCTCGACCGCTCCAGCCATGGGCTGGGGGTGGAGCGCGTGCTGTACGAGATGAACCCGACCATGCCCTGCATGAGCGGGCTGGTCGCCAAACAACTGCCCACCACCCCGGCCGAGCTGCTGCGGGCGCTCGACTGGATCGCGGCAGGGGGCGAGCGGCACAAGGACCCCATCGACCGCCAGATCGCCGCCTTCCTCGGTGCCCGCCACAAGCGCGGGGATGAACTGCTCTACACCCAGCTCGGCAGCGGTGTGGAGCCGATGCGGCGCGTCATCGCCATGCTGACCATCCTGTCCGACATCCAGGCCCGCACCGGGGTGGACGGGCTGACCCATCTGGCCAGCTGGGTGGTGGCTCTGCTCGACCCCGCCTTCCGCCGCTTCCACAACCGGCCGCAGCAGCAGGAGGTCCGCAAGATGGCGGACGCCGCCGCGCACAACGGCCGGCTGACCGAACTGCTGAAGGTGGTCGACGACCCCGAATCGCTGCGCCGCGACCGGCTGGAGTTCGAGGCGGCACAGATCGCCTATCGTGAGGCCGATGCGGAGATGGACAAGATCCGCCACACCATCGCCGACCGCAACTCGATCATCGAAACGTCGGGACGGCAGGTCGCCGCCATCGTGTCCAGCCTGCTGTCGACCGTGCTGGTCGCCGGCATCATCCTGTTCTTCGCCTTCTGA
- the bla gene encoding class A beta-lactamase, translating into MIGRRGFLAATGGVLLLSAAGAQAAEASKNKATKGAGNDAFAARMADLEGRTGGRLGVAMLDSGSGRLHGWRGDERFPMCSTFKFLLAAAVLKTVDQGKDLLDRQIPVTKADLVPYAPFSETRLNGTPPTVAELCEAAMTLSDNVAANLLLPGVGNPAGLTAFLRGIGDRTTRLDRNEPTLNTAIPGDPRDTTTPAAMVRSMQRLLVGDVLRPDSRRLLIDWMVANKTGDKRLRAGLPAGWRVGDKTGTGTNGTANDIAILWPEGRAPLLVASYLTQTAEGFRQQDAIHADVARAVTGLIG; encoded by the coding sequence ATGATTGGAAGACGGGGATTTCTGGCGGCGACGGGCGGGGTTCTGCTGCTGTCGGCGGCCGGCGCGCAAGCTGCGGAAGCCAGCAAAAACAAAGCAACAAAAGGGGCCGGGAACGACGCGTTCGCGGCGCGGATGGCGGATCTGGAGGGCCGCACCGGCGGCCGGCTGGGCGTTGCGATGCTCGACAGCGGTAGCGGCCGGCTGCATGGCTGGCGCGGCGACGAACGGTTCCCGATGTGTAGCACCTTCAAATTTCTATTGGCTGCTGCCGTCCTCAAGACAGTGGACCAGGGCAAGGACCTGCTGGACCGGCAAATCCCGGTGACCAAGGCCGATCTGGTGCCTTATGCGCCCTTTTCGGAGACGCGGCTGAACGGCACGCCGCCGACGGTGGCCGAACTGTGCGAGGCAGCGATGACGCTCAGCGACAATGTCGCGGCGAACCTGCTGCTGCCCGGCGTCGGCAACCCGGCCGGCCTCACTGCCTTCCTGCGGGGCATCGGCGACAGGACCACGCGCCTGGACCGCAACGAGCCGACGCTGAACACCGCCATCCCCGGTGATCCGCGCGACACCACCACGCCTGCTGCCATGGTGCGCAGCATGCAGCGTCTGCTGGTCGGCGATGTCCTGCGGCCGGACTCCCGCCGGCTGCTGATCGACTGGATGGTCGCCAACAAGACTGGCGACAAACGGCTGCGCGCCGGACTGCCGGCCGGCTGGCGCGTGGGGGACAAGACGGGGACCGGCACCAACGGCACCGCCAACGACATCGCCATTCTCTGGCCGGAGGGCCGTGCGCCGCTGCTGGTCGCCAGCTACCTGACGCAGACCGCGGAAGGCTTCAGGCAGCAGGACGCGATCCACGCCGACGTTGCGCGGGCGGTGACCGGCCTGATCGGCTGA
- a CDS encoding glutathione S-transferase family protein: MTAPFILYGNVNSQPATRIALFFRLAGIPFQYRHLDLRAGQQKSPEYQAINRFGRVPTLVHGDHSISESSVILTYLAEQTGQFGGRDEAEKLRLAEWLSWLADVLLPVQRARAVRKFNGDANALPWLDASAASGLKLFDQHLAGHSYVQSERLTIADIFAFPWIDLLSESAVDEKDYPNVKAWADRIRALPGYKPQYELMPSADAEC, translated from the coding sequence GTGACCGCGCCGTTCATCCTCTATGGCAATGTGAATTCCCAGCCTGCGACCCGCATCGCGCTGTTCTTCCGGCTGGCCGGCATCCCCTTCCAGTACCGCCATCTCGATCTGCGCGCCGGCCAGCAGAAGTCGCCGGAGTATCAGGCGATCAACCGCTTCGGCCGGGTGCCGACGCTGGTACACGGTGACCATTCGATCTCGGAATCCAGCGTGATCCTGACCTATCTGGCCGAACAAACCGGCCAGTTCGGTGGCCGCGACGAGGCCGAGAAGCTGCGCCTTGCCGAATGGCTCAGCTGGCTGGCCGACGTGCTGCTGCCGGTCCAGCGGGCGCGCGCAGTGCGCAAGTTCAACGGAGACGCCAACGCCCTGCCCTGGCTCGACGCGTCGGCGGCGAGCGGGCTGAAACTGTTCGATCAGCATCTGGCCGGTCACAGCTACGTCCAGAGCGAACGGCTGACCATCGCCGACATCTTCGCCTTCCCCTGGATCGACCTGCTGAGCGAATCCGCGGTCGATGAGAAGGACTATCCCAACGTGAAGGCCTGGGCGGATCGCATCCGCGCCCTGCCCGGCTACAAGCCGCAGTATGAGCTGATGCCTTCGGCGGACGCGGAGTGCTGA
- a CDS encoding phenylacetate--CoA ligase family protein, whose product MTDFYDDLETRSSDRRDAEQFAALPAHLHHARDAAPYFRKLLADIDPAAIHDRNALATLPVTRKADLIALQQANPPFGGLAAMEVGRLARVFASPGPIHDPEPHGADPWRSARALFAAGFRAGDLAHNCFAYHLTPAGSMFETGAHALGCAVIPAGTGNTEMQAQVVASLKPRGYIGTPDFLKVILEKGDALGLDVSSIRIASVSGGPYLPDARAFYEARGLEVYQCYGTADLGIVAYETTARSGLVVNEGCIVEIVRPGTGDPVPDGEVGEVVVTIFNPAYPLIRFATGDLSAVLPGASPCGRTNMRLKGWMGRADQTTKVKGMFVHPSQVAEVLRRHPQLARARLVVGRQDASDTMTLRCEAEETGEGLAAAIRETLASVTKLKGAVEFVAPGSLPNDGKVIDDTRG is encoded by the coding sequence ATGACCGATTTCTACGACGACCTTGAAACCCGTTCCTCCGACCGGCGCGATGCCGAGCAGTTCGCGGCGCTGCCGGCCCATCTGCACCATGCCAGGGACGCGGCCCCCTATTTCCGCAAGCTGCTGGCCGACATCGACCCGGCGGCGATCCACGACCGCAACGCGCTCGCCACCCTGCCGGTGACGCGCAAGGCCGACCTGATCGCGCTCCAGCAGGCCAACCCGCCCTTCGGCGGTCTGGCGGCGATGGAGGTCGGCCGGCTGGCCCGCGTCTTCGCCTCGCCCGGCCCGATCCATGATCCGGAGCCGCATGGCGCCGACCCATGGCGCAGCGCCCGGGCGCTGTTCGCCGCCGGCTTCCGTGCCGGCGATCTCGCCCACAACTGCTTCGCCTATCACCTGACTCCCGCCGGCTCGATGTTCGAGACCGGCGCGCATGCCCTCGGCTGCGCCGTCATCCCGGCCGGCACCGGCAACACCGAGATGCAGGCCCAGGTCGTCGCCAGCCTGAAGCCGCGCGGCTATATCGGCACGCCCGACTTCCTGAAGGTCATCCTGGAGAAGGGCGACGCGCTGGGGCTGGACGTGTCGTCGATCCGCATCGCCAGCGTGTCGGGCGGTCCCTATCTGCCCGACGCCCGGGCCTTCTACGAGGCGCGCGGGCTGGAAGTCTACCAGTGCTACGGCACCGCCGATCTCGGCATCGTCGCCTATGAGACCACGGCGCGCTCGGGGCTGGTGGTGAACGAGGGCTGCATCGTCGAGATCGTCCGCCCCGGCACCGGTGACCCGGTCCCCGACGGCGAGGTCGGCGAGGTGGTCGTGACCATCTTCAACCCGGCCTATCCGCTGATCCGTTTCGCCACCGGCGACCTGTCGGCGGTGCTGCCGGGCGCCAGCCCCTGCGGCCGGACCAACATGCGGCTGAAGGGCTGGATGGGCCGCGCCGACCAGACCACCAAGGTCAAGGGCATGTTCGTCCACCCGAGCCAGGTCGCGGAGGTGCTGCGCCGCCATCCCCAGCTCGCCCGCGCCCGTCTGGTCGTCGGCCGTCAGGACGCCAGCGACACCATGACGCTCCGTTGCGAAGCGGAGGAGACCGGCGAGGGGCTCGCCGCCGCCATCCGCGAGACTTTGGCGTCGGTGACGAAACTGAAGGGGGCGGTGGAGTTCGTGGCACCGGGCAGTCTGCCCAACGACGGCAAGGTGATCGACGACACGCGGGGGTGA
- a CDS encoding ABC transporter ATP-binding protein: MLNTATAASTNAPVAPPVTAAKRMMLSVNNIEVVYNDVILVLRGLSLEVPEGEIVALLGANGAGKSTTLKAISGLLKTEDGEVTRGDITFNGERINGIDPDQIVRKGIFQVMEGRRIIADMTCLENLRLGAYTRRDNGVKDDLDMVFSYFPRLKERTGLAGYLSGGEQQMLAIGRAMMARPKLILMDEPSMGLSPLMVKEVFSIVQQINKDLGVTILLVEQNARMALQAATRGYIMENGKVVLDGTAEELRNNEDVKEFYLGGGNEERKSFKNLKSFKRRKRWI, translated from the coding sequence ATGCTGAACACCGCCACGGCCGCTTCGACCAACGCTCCAGTCGCACCGCCCGTCACGGCTGCGAAGCGGATGATGCTGTCCGTCAACAACATCGAGGTCGTCTACAACGACGTGATCCTCGTGCTCCGCGGCCTCAGCCTGGAGGTGCCCGAGGGTGAGATCGTGGCCCTGCTGGGCGCCAACGGCGCCGGCAAGTCGACGACGCTGAAGGCGATCTCCGGCCTGTTGAAGACCGAGGACGGCGAAGTCACCCGCGGCGACATCACCTTCAACGGCGAGCGCATCAACGGCATTGACCCCGACCAGATCGTCCGCAAGGGCATCTTCCAGGTGATGGAGGGCCGGCGCATCATCGCCGATATGACCTGCCTGGAAAATCTGCGTCTCGGCGCCTACACCCGCCGCGACAACGGGGTGAAGGACGACCTGGACATGGTCTTCAGCTATTTCCCCCGGCTGAAGGAGCGCACCGGCCTCGCCGGCTACCTGTCCGGCGGCGAGCAGCAGATGCTGGCGATCGGCCGCGCGATGATGGCACGGCCGAAGCTGATCCTGATGGATGAGCCCAGCATGGGCCTGTCGCCGCTGATGGTGAAGGAGGTGTTCAGCATCGTCCAGCAGATCAACAAGGATCTTGGCGTCACCATCCTGCTGGTGGAGCAGAACGCCCGCATGGCGCTCCAGGCCGCGACCCGCGGCTACATCATGGAGAACGGCAAGGTCGTGCTGGACGGCACCGCCGAAGAGCTGCGCAACAACGAGGACGTGAAGGAATTCTACCTCGGCGGCGGCAATGAAGAGCGCAAGAGCTTCAAGAACCTGAAGAGCTTTAAGCGCCGCAAGCGCTGGATTTGA